GCTGGAACTGCTCCCCGACAGGACGACGCACACCCCAGCCGCGGAGCAGCACCGCTACGCGGCTGCGCACACCGTTACCCACGAGTGTCTACCGCCTAGGAACCGTTAGGCAGGCGGTTCCGCGTCAAGACGGGAACCATATTCCGGGCCGCCCAGCAGCGGATCGGTAATAATCGTGTCAGTCTGCGCCGACAAATTATTGTCCTCACTCAGTGCTGCCACCCCCGCAACAGCACCAATTCCCACCACGAGACCGATAACCGCCGCAGCAAGTGCGGGACCAATCGTCCGCCGGGTGAGAGTATCCGACTCGAACGCCATCCCGTCCTCCTTGTGCGTCAGGCCTGCATAACGGCAACAACAATACAACATTCGGCCGACAAAAGCCGGCCAAGACTCACTGACCACCAGCATGTACGCACACCGACTTCACGGCAGAGAAACACGGCGATCGATCATCGCTTTCAATCTAGTGCCCGGCGGGCAAGCAACCCAAGTCGTAGCCAGTGGGCAAACCCGGTCACCCCAACCGGCGAGCGCGACCACACCCCACACCCGCAGCATATTCCCGCCGCCACACCGCGGCGGCTAACAGCAAAAAAACCTAGCGGGGCGAATGATCTGCTGGTGGCACAATCAGCACCGGCATA
The Corynebacterium choanae DNA segment above includes these coding regions:
- a CDS encoding DUF2613 domain-containing protein — translated: MAFESDTLTRRTIGPALAAAVIGLVVGIGAVAGVAALSEDNNLSAQTDTIITDPLLGGPEYGSRLDAEPPA